From Thermoflavifilum aggregans, a single genomic window includes:
- a CDS encoding 3-keto-disaccharide hydrolase, producing the protein MKWQIFLCASAMATVAVMRFAVAQQQFLTSPPPENKHMKPEETEYYSPVPPVVTPGNACGEAPSDAIILFDGKDLNNWVSANDTTKPAQWTVQDGVMTVKPGTGNIQTRQRFMDYQLHLEWREPVETADHTGQDRGNSGLFLASVGPGDDGYELQILDSYHNKTYVNGQCGSIYKQYPPLVNACRPPGEWQTYDVVWIAPRFNPDGTLKSPARVTVFQNGILIQNDVVLKGRTLYIGHPYYSPHGPSPIKLQDHHHLVSFRNIWVRPLHFSE; encoded by the coding sequence ATGAAATGGCAGATTTTTTTGTGTGCATCAGCCATGGCTACGGTGGCTGTTATGCGCTTTGCGGTTGCACAGCAGCAATTCCTTACATCTCCGCCTCCGGAAAACAAGCACATGAAGCCTGAAGAAACGGAATATTATTCGCCCGTACCCCCGGTAGTTACGCCCGGAAATGCATGCGGAGAAGCCCCATCTGATGCGATCATTCTTTTTGATGGAAAAGATTTGAACAATTGGGTGAGTGCCAATGATACGACAAAACCAGCGCAATGGACGGTTCAGGATGGGGTAATGACGGTAAAACCCGGCACTGGTAATATCCAGACGCGCCAGCGATTCATGGATTATCAATTGCATCTGGAATGGCGTGAGCCGGTGGAAACTGCTGATCATACCGGTCAGGACAGGGGCAACAGTGGCCTTTTCCTGGCTTCCGTAGGCCCCGGTGATGATGGATATGAACTGCAAATTCTTGATTCGTATCATAACAAAACTTACGTGAATGGCCAGTGCGGAAGTATTTACAAACAATATCCGCCGCTGGTAAACGCCTGCCGTCCGCCCGGTGAATGGCAAACCTATGATGTAGTATGGATTGCTCCCCGTTTTAATCCGGATGGCACATTGAAAAGTCCGGCACGGGTAACCGTTTTCCAAAATGGTATTTTAATTCAGAATGATGTGGTGTTGAAAGGCAGAACGTTGTATATCGGTCATCCTTATTATTCGCCGCATGGTCCGTCGCCTATCAAATTGCAAGATCATCATCATCTCGTCAGCTTCCGCAATATCTGGGTACGCCCCCTGCATTTTTCTGAATAA
- a CDS encoding glycoside hydrolase family 9 protein, protein MPKLIPCFIGCILGLGINVQPNDHSSGLQPAKAAPDEVIRYNQLGYLTHSPKVAVWASYVNPVPDSFFLCRADDGQCVWKGACSMDFGVYGPFSHTARLDFTDYHIPGTYVLKAGNATTAAFSIDDKVYRGTADFCLQYLRAQQCGFNPVLRDSCHTHDGYTLYGPMPDYTHVDVVGGWHDASDYLRYVTTSATTTYYLLAAYRDFPEVFVDSCQANGLPGKNGIADVLDEARWGLNWLLKMHPQASWMFHQVADDRDHAGFRLPNQDTVSYGFGLERPVYFCTGTPQGLGRYQNHSTGVASIAGKMAACFALGNILFGKQDPAFAQSLRDHAYTVYQLGIEKPGYCQTAPNLAPYYYTEQDWQDDMELGAALLWQMSKQQKFLRDALHDADADPLKPWMGGDTALHYQWYPFFNAAHAELIVHLKQDHLRKNLLGYYRKGIEAVWQKAKHNAYYRGIPFIWCSNNLTAAFAMQCWLYRHLSGDNTYQFLEQACIDWLLGCNPWGSSFIIGLPGSGICPHDPHAAFSHLAHIPIHGGLVDGPVYGSIFHGLIGVHLSKPDSFAAFQSDLAVYHDDWADYSTNEPTLDGTATALYLFAAMEAEGARNNK, encoded by the coding sequence ATGCCTAAACTTATTCCTTGCTTCATTGGGTGTATTTTAGGATTGGGTATAAATGTACAGCCAAATGATCATTCATCCGGCCTGCAGCCGGCCAAGGCTGCGCCAGATGAGGTGATTCGTTACAATCAGCTGGGATATCTTACACATAGTCCCAAAGTAGCGGTATGGGCTTCGTATGTGAATCCTGTTCCTGATTCTTTTTTCCTCTGCAGAGCCGATGATGGGCAATGTGTCTGGAAAGGCGCATGCAGCATGGATTTTGGAGTGTATGGTCCTTTCTCTCATACAGCCAGATTGGATTTTACGGATTATCATATTCCCGGCACCTATGTGCTGAAAGCTGGTAATGCGACTACTGCTGCATTTTCCATTGATGATAAAGTATATCGGGGTACAGCAGATTTTTGTCTGCAATACCTGCGTGCACAGCAATGCGGATTTAATCCTGTTTTGCGCGATTCGTGCCATACCCATGATGGATATACACTTTATGGCCCGATGCCCGACTACACCCATGTGGATGTGGTGGGTGGCTGGCATGATGCAAGTGATTATCTGCGCTATGTGACCACTTCGGCAACCACTACTTATTATTTGCTGGCTGCCTATCGCGATTTTCCGGAAGTATTTGTCGATAGTTGTCAAGCGAATGGATTGCCGGGTAAAAACGGCATCGCTGATGTGCTGGATGAAGCCCGATGGGGATTGAATTGGTTGCTGAAAATGCATCCCCAGGCCAGCTGGATGTTTCATCAGGTGGCTGATGACCGCGATCATGCCGGATTCCGGCTTCCCAATCAAGACACGGTTTCGTATGGCTTTGGACTGGAAAGACCTGTGTATTTCTGTACCGGTACGCCTCAGGGACTTGGCAGGTATCAAAATCATAGCACAGGCGTGGCTTCTATTGCTGGAAAAATGGCAGCATGCTTTGCTTTGGGGAATATACTTTTCGGGAAGCAGGATCCTGCATTTGCCCAATCATTGCGTGATCATGCATATACCGTTTATCAATTGGGTATTGAAAAGCCGGGCTATTGCCAGACGGCCCCCAATCTGGCACCCTATTACTACACAGAGCAGGATTGGCAGGATGATATGGAACTCGGCGCTGCCTTGCTTTGGCAAATGAGTAAGCAGCAAAAATTTTTACGCGATGCCTTGCATGATGCAGATGCAGACCCACTGAAACCCTGGATGGGTGGGGATACGGCCTTGCATTATCAATGGTATCCGTTTTTTAATGCAGCACATGCCGAGTTGATAGTTCATCTGAAACAGGATCATCTAAGAAAAAATTTGCTTGGCTATTATCGCAAAGGAATAGAAGCTGTATGGCAAAAAGCTAAACACAACGCATATTATAGGGGTATTCCATTTATCTGGTGTTCCAATAATTTAACAGCAGCCTTCGCTATGCAATGCTGGTTATATCGGCATTTATCCGGTGATAATACTTATCAGTTTTTGGAACAGGCTTGTATCGACTGGTTGCTGGGCTGTAATCCGTGGGGAAGTTCATTTATCATCGGACTACCGGGAAGCGGCATCTGTCCACACGATCCGCATGCTGCATTTTCACATTTGGCGCATATACCCATCCATGGCGGATTGGTGGATGGTCCTGTTTATGGCAGTATCTTTCATGGATTGATTGGCGTGCATTTGTCAAAGCCTGATTCCTTCGCAGCATTTCAATCTGATCTGGCCGTTTACCATGACGACTGGGCCGACTATTCAACCAATGAACCAACACTCGATGGAACTGCAACGGCATTGTATTTGTTTGCTGCGATGGAAGCGGAGGGGGCGAGGAATAATAAATGA
- a CDS encoding AsmA family protein, whose product MKKFWKYLLIAFAILLLVLILTPFLFKKQIVNQIRMMANRQLNATLNFDPDISLNLLSHFPNLSVGINDLSVTGKNEFDGDTLLYVKRLQVVINLKSLFGDKPYEIRYVELQQPDVRLIVNHAGVANWDITKRSPSTEETQPPSAFHAALQQYVIRDGNLQYADSTMDLYLSMQHLDHTGKGDFTQDVFNLQTQSVLPSFTLIYGHIPYLNKVNADVQVNVQVDLPHQTYRFKQGIAKLNGLTLLADGEVSLPDTNQVWMNIQFQTKQTDFKQLLSLIPAIYSKNFDQLKAAGTATIAGNIKGSYQDDRIPTFHIQMQVQNGMFQYPSLPDALQHVYLLAEVTNEDGVTDHTVINLKQLHLEMNQQPVDAHLLISYPQTRMLIDGAVHGKLDLAGISKIYPLDSQTKLKGSLDADVQLKGSLIALQRKQYDQFQAKGYIVASNVYYQSADFPQGISISTGKLNFSPREVMLSGLQAQMGRTDIQAEGYLNQFYSYLFGTRLPDGQKSQLQGNLRLQSKLIDLNELMAGSSQPQPDTMSAVKAIVIPRNIDFTIAANVDRFIYSNYDLRHIQGNVVIADGKVQLNQVKANMLGGEVALSGIYNTQRPEHPETYMEISAQRLAIPQLLQTVTIAQSFLPLQKIVLGQFSGKISLSTLLTDKLMPVLSTVNSTGTLQAEDLNLLNFMPLQKISATLGLEQLIKSTWPIVKFGFHIDSGYLYVHPFQLNLDSLQMTIAGKNGLDKQIDYTVQMIVPRSKLGKANATFQQLLAKANAAAGTNLEANEKIPVNIHLTGSLLNPQLQVDFTPVTSSVKQSLATAAQQKLEEEKQKLMQNLMQKVNHQADSAQTGVASSDSTSVKQQVQQTVEKTIQKNIQKGLNQLFKKKSDTTK is encoded by the coding sequence ATGAAAAAGTTCTGGAAATATTTGCTTATTGCATTTGCTATCCTGCTATTGGTGCTTATACTTACGCCCTTCCTGTTTAAAAAACAAATTGTAAACCAAATCAGGATGATGGCCAACAGGCAGTTAAATGCCACATTGAATTTTGATCCTGACATTTCACTGAATCTGCTTTCTCATTTCCCAAATTTGAGTGTTGGCATTAATGATCTGTCTGTTACGGGTAAAAACGAATTCGATGGCGATACACTTCTTTACGTAAAACGTTTGCAGGTTGTGATTAACTTAAAATCTTTATTTGGTGATAAACCTTATGAAATCCGCTATGTGGAGTTGCAACAACCAGATGTGCGGTTGATTGTCAATCATGCCGGCGTTGCCAACTGGGATATCACAAAGAGAAGTCCTTCTACGGAAGAAACCCAACCCCCATCTGCCTTCCATGCAGCTTTGCAGCAATATGTAATTCGGGATGGCAATCTGCAATATGCAGATAGTACGATGGATTTATATTTATCTATGCAACATCTCGATCATACCGGAAAAGGTGATTTCACACAAGATGTGTTCAATCTCCAAACCCAGTCTGTATTGCCATCGTTTACCTTGATATATGGTCATATTCCTTATTTGAATAAAGTGAATGCTGATGTGCAGGTTAATGTACAGGTAGATCTACCACATCAAACTTATCGTTTCAAACAGGGTATAGCCAAACTGAATGGATTAACCTTGCTTGCTGATGGAGAAGTAAGCCTGCCCGATACCAATCAGGTATGGATGAATATTCAATTTCAGACAAAGCAAACTGATTTCAAACAATTGCTTTCGCTGATACCTGCCATCTATTCAAAGAACTTTGACCAATTAAAAGCGGCCGGAACGGCAACCATTGCAGGAAATATCAAAGGATCCTATCAGGATGATCGGATTCCGACATTTCATATCCAAATGCAAGTGCAGAACGGCATGTTTCAATATCCTTCATTGCCTGATGCACTTCAGCATGTATACCTACTGGCTGAAGTAACAAACGAAGATGGTGTAACAGATCATACCGTTATCAACCTTAAGCAATTGCATCTGGAAATGAATCAACAGCCTGTCGATGCACATTTATTGATTAGCTATCCGCAAACCCGGATGCTGATTGATGGAGCAGTGCATGGGAAGCTTGATCTGGCAGGTATTTCCAAAATCTATCCGCTTGATAGCCAAACAAAACTAAAAGGTTCACTGGATGCAGATGTGCAATTGAAAGGTTCATTGATAGCTCTTCAGCGTAAACAATACGATCAGTTTCAGGCAAAAGGATACATAGTTGCCAGCAATGTGTATTATCAATCCGCTGATTTTCCGCAGGGTATTTCTATTTCAACCGGTAAGCTCAATTTTTCTCCGCGTGAGGTTATGCTTTCCGGACTGCAGGCGCAGATGGGAAGAACAGATATTCAGGCTGAAGGTTATCTGAATCAGTTTTACAGTTATTTGTTTGGTACCCGATTACCCGATGGCCAGAAAAGCCAGCTGCAGGGCAATCTTCGCCTTCAATCCAAACTAATAGATTTGAATGAATTGATGGCTGGCTCCTCACAACCGCAGCCAGACACCATGTCGGCCGTAAAAGCTATTGTGATACCACGCAATATTGATTTTACCATTGCAGCCAATGTTGATCGTTTTATTTATAGCAATTATGATCTGCGGCACATACAGGGCAATGTAGTGATTGCCGATGGGAAAGTGCAGCTGAATCAGGTTAAAGCAAACATGCTGGGAGGAGAGGTAGCATTGTCCGGAATATATAATACACAACGCCCTGAACATCCGGAAACTTACATGGAGATTTCGGCCCAGCGCCTAGCAATACCGCAGTTGCTGCAGACAGTGACGATTGCACAATCATTTTTGCCTTTGCAAAAAATTGTATTGGGACAATTTTCTGGTAAAATATCACTCAGTACTTTGCTCACCGACAAGCTGATGCCTGTACTTTCTACTGTCAACAGCACGGGCACACTGCAGGCTGAAGATCTGAACCTGCTGAACTTTATGCCTTTGCAGAAAATCTCGGCAACCCTTGGTCTGGAACAGCTTATCAAATCCACGTGGCCCATTGTCAAATTTGGTTTTCATATTGACAGCGGTTATCTGTATGTGCATCCGTTTCAGCTGAATCTGGATAGTTTGCAAATGACAATTGCCGGGAAAAACGGGCTTGACAAGCAAATTGATTATACGGTACAGATGATTGTTCCCCGTTCAAAGCTGGGAAAAGCCAATGCAACATTTCAGCAGCTTCTGGCCAAAGCCAATGCAGCAGCGGGCACCAACCTGGAAGCTAATGAAAAAATACCGGTCAATATTCATCTCACCGGCTCCTTGTTGAATCCGCAGCTGCAGGTAGATTTTACACCGGTAACATCGAGTGTGAAACAATCTCTAGCCACAGCTGCCCAGCAAAAATTGGAGGAAGAAAAACAGAAGCTGATGCAAAACCTGATGCAAAAAGTCAATCATCAGGCCGATAGTGCACAAACAGGCGTTGCTTCATCTGATTCCACATCAGTGAAACAACAGGTACAGCAAACCGTTGAAAAAACTATTCAGAAAAACATTCAGAAAGGCCTCAATCAGCTGTTCAAAAAGAAAAGCGATACGACTAAGTGA
- a CDS encoding DUF6691 family protein: MAESVMTSTTRIQSGTSQRKGLPNWVFIFPGIYFGWVLTKGEAISWYRIEEMFYFRSFHMYGIFMSAVVTGAIGIWLIRKLGIKAWNGEPIEIPKKRFHKGYVLGGFIFGLGWALTGACPGPLYAQLGAGFTVVIITLLSAIAGTWVYAALRDRLPH, translated from the coding sequence ATGGCTGAATCCGTAATGACCTCAACCACACGTATACAATCAGGCACATCCCAGCGTAAAGGACTGCCCAATTGGGTATTCATTTTTCCGGGCATTTATTTTGGGTGGGTGCTTACCAAAGGGGAAGCTATTTCATGGTACCGGATTGAAGAAATGTTTTATTTCCGGAGCTTCCACATGTACGGCATTTTTATGTCGGCCGTGGTTACAGGTGCCATTGGCATCTGGCTGATTCGCAAATTAGGTATTAAGGCCTGGAATGGCGAGCCCATCGAAATTCCCAAAAAGCGATTTCATAAGGGGTATGTGCTGGGTGGATTTATTTTCGGCCTGGGCTGGGCATTGACAGGAGCATGCCCGGGACCTTTGTATGCGCAGCTGGGAGCGGGCTTCACCGTTGTAATCATCACTCTATTGAGTGCGATTGCGGGTACCTGGGTTTATGCGGCCTTGCGGGACAGATTGCCTCATTAA
- a CDS encoding YeeE/YedE family protein, translating into MIHILQHPMPWYVAGPLIGLTVPILLVMGNKRLGISSTFRQVCAACMPGRIPFLHYDWKKQSWNLYFVLGIFIGGFLAGHVFANPQPVQVSADMQQILQQWHIHLGTGLLPEQWFNWHQLLSWQGLMFTVVGGFLVGFGTRYAEGCTSGHGIFGLSSLQWPSLVALMAFFAGGIVSAHLILPLFFK; encoded by the coding sequence ATGATACACATACTTCAACATCCCATGCCCTGGTATGTGGCAGGGCCGCTCATCGGGCTGACGGTGCCCATTTTGCTTGTTATGGGCAATAAAAGACTGGGAATATCTTCCACATTCAGGCAGGTGTGTGCGGCCTGCATGCCTGGCCGGATTCCCTTTCTGCATTATGATTGGAAAAAGCAAAGCTGGAACCTGTATTTCGTTCTGGGAATTTTTATTGGCGGATTTCTGGCGGGCCATGTATTTGCCAATCCTCAACCGGTGCAGGTTTCAGCCGATATGCAACAGATCCTGCAGCAGTGGCATATTCACTTAGGTACCGGATTGTTGCCGGAACAATGGTTTAACTGGCATCAGTTGCTTAGCTGGCAAGGTCTTATGTTTACAGTTGTTGGCGGTTTTCTGGTGGGATTTGGTACCCGCTATGCAGAAGGTTGTACCTCCGGCCACGGCATATTTGGATTATCAAGCCTGCAATGGCCATCTCTCGTTGCTCTGATGGCTTTTTTCGCTGGGGGCATTGTAAGTGCACATCTGATTTTACCCTTATTCTTCAAATAA
- the msrA gene encoding peptide-methionine (S)-S-oxide reductase MsrA, translating to MKSYFKLDHLLWIVFFCLHTLVSCGQNDARQQQMKKVYPMSASSHKQLDTATFAEGCFWCTEAFFQQLEGVVEVIPGYTGGHTPNPTYEMVCSGTTGHAEACNIIYDPDKISYEELLKAFWYSHDPTQLNRQGNDIGTQYRSAIFYHNEYQRRLAEEYKKRLDASGAWDKPIVTTIEPFTVFYPAEDYHRDYYNRHPDQPYCQFVIRPKLEKFEKVFKDKLKTHS from the coding sequence ATGAAAAGCTATTTTAAACTTGATCATCTGCTTTGGATCGTATTTTTCTGTCTGCATACCCTGGTTTCGTGCGGACAAAACGATGCACGGCAGCAACAAATGAAAAAGGTCTATCCTATGTCAGCATCATCACACAAACAACTCGATACGGCTACTTTTGCTGAAGGATGCTTCTGGTGTACAGAAGCTTTTTTTCAACAGCTGGAAGGAGTGGTGGAAGTAATTCCGGGTTACACGGGTGGTCACACGCCCAATCCCACCTACGAAATGGTATGCAGCGGTACTACCGGTCATGCTGAAGCCTGCAACATCATTTACGATCCGGATAAAATCAGCTATGAAGAGTTGCTGAAAGCTTTCTGGTACAGCCACGATCCTACCCAGCTCAACCGACAAGGCAATGACATCGGTACGCAGTACCGTTCGGCTATTTTTTATCACAATGAATATCAGCGCCGGCTGGCAGAAGAATACAAAAAACGCTTGGATGCCTCCGGTGCATGGGATAAGCCGATTGTTACTACCATTGAGCCTTTCACGGTGTTTTATCCGGCCGAAGATTATCATCGGGATTATTACAATCGTCATCCCGATCAGCCTTATTGCCAGTTTGTGATCAGGCCCAAGCTGGAAAAATTTGAAAAAGTCTTTAAGGATAAGCTCAAAACGCACTCCTGA
- the manA gene encoding mannose-6-phosphate isomerase, class I has product MNKKLYPLTGKIQHYDWGGYEFIPRLLQIENPQHKPYAEYWLGAHPAAPAEIIDQDEKHSLYAYIQKHPVETLGPAVHERFGQLPYLLKILDVRHMLSIQVHPTKEAAIAGFEREEQQGIPLHAPHRNFKDRNHKPELMVALSDFWLLHGFRPEADLLATLERVPEFQPLVKRFQKAGYQGLYEEVMLMDAAHADALLWPIVKEATHRLESDQWLNAVSDPAYWVAQAVRQHPPGKHLDKGLFSFYLMNIVHLQPGEAIFQGPGVLHAYLRGQNVEIMANSDNVLRGGLTTKHVDVAELLRHVLAAPVHPHIIQPTHIPQAAAEGVFHTPVPDFQLSRISLAPGQHFSVTARTTEILLLLDGHLIVQNSDELLLTAGQSVVLFYGEQIDCIAQGEKPAVIFRATVPPENRD; this is encoded by the coding sequence ATGAATAAAAAGTTATATCCATTAACCGGAAAAATTCAACATTACGACTGGGGAGGATACGAATTCATTCCAAGACTGCTGCAAATTGAAAATCCCCAGCATAAACCGTATGCTGAATACTGGCTGGGGGCCCATCCTGCAGCACCTGCCGAAATAATTGATCAGGATGAAAAGCATTCGCTTTATGCATACATCCAAAAACATCCCGTTGAAACGCTCGGACCAGCCGTGCATGAGCGATTCGGACAGTTACCCTATCTGCTGAAAATCCTGGATGTACGCCACATGTTATCCATACAGGTGCATCCTACCAAAGAGGCCGCCATAGCCGGTTTTGAAAGAGAAGAACAACAAGGTATCCCTTTGCATGCACCTCACCGTAATTTCAAAGATCGCAATCACAAGCCGGAATTGATGGTAGCACTCAGTGATTTCTGGCTATTGCACGGTTTCAGGCCGGAAGCCGATTTGCTGGCTACACTGGAGCGAGTACCGGAATTTCAACCATTGGTCAAACGGTTTCAAAAAGCAGGATATCAGGGCCTGTATGAAGAAGTGATGCTGATGGATGCTGCACATGCCGATGCGCTGCTATGGCCGATAGTGAAAGAAGCTACCCACAGGCTGGAATCGGATCAATGGCTTAATGCTGTGAGCGATCCGGCTTACTGGGTAGCTCAGGCCGTAAGGCAGCATCCGCCCGGTAAGCACCTGGACAAGGGCTTGTTTTCATTTTATCTGATGAACATCGTGCATCTGCAACCCGGTGAAGCTATCTTTCAGGGGCCAGGCGTGTTACATGCCTATCTGCGTGGGCAGAATGTGGAAATCATGGCCAACTCTGATAATGTGCTACGGGGTGGCCTCACCACTAAACATGTGGATGTGGCAGAACTGCTGCGTCATGTGCTTGCTGCACCTGTTCATCCCCATATCATTCAACCCACACATATTCCCCAGGCCGCAGCGGAAGGCGTATTTCACACGCCTGTTCCTGATTTCCAGCTCAGCCGCATTAGTTTAGCCCCTGGACAGCATTTTTCGGTCACAGCCCGTACTACTGAAATTCTGCTGCTTCTCGACGGCCACCTGATTGTCCAGAATTCAGACGAATTGCTGCTTACAGCCGGACAGAGTGTGGTGTTGTTTTACGGTGAACAAATTGACTGCATCGCTCAAGGTGAGAAGCCGGCTGTGATTTTCAGGGCAACCGTTCCACCTGAAAACAGGGATTAA
- a CDS encoding YraN family protein, which yields MAVHHQTGKEGEMLARQYLEKLGFDILHHNWRDEHREIDLIARKDKLLVFVEVKTRSGYRGGWPEYAINAKKEADLLTAAQHYLEENPFEGEVRFDVIAIVFDAKHQPHVHHIPDALQ from the coding sequence TTGGCTGTACATCATCAAACCGGCAAGGAAGGTGAAATGCTAGCCCGGCAATACCTGGAAAAGCTGGGCTTTGACATTTTGCATCACAACTGGCGGGATGAACACCGGGAAATTGATCTCATTGCGCGAAAAGACAAGCTATTGGTATTTGTAGAGGTGAAAACCCGCAGCGGATATCGGGGTGGGTGGCCAGAATATGCCATCAATGCGAAAAAGGAGGCCGATTTGCTGACTGCTGCACAACATTATCTCGAAGAAAACCCGTTTGAGGGAGAAGTGCGTTTTGATGTCATTGCCATCGTGTTTGACGCGAAGCATCAGCCGCATGTACATCATATTCCCGATGCCCTGCAGTAA
- the purB gene encoding adenylosuccinate lyase, with amino-acid sequence MDDMFTPLTAISPVDGRYYEEVAALGSYFSEYALIRYRVQIEVLYFLALADAGIFDFPEAARPDLLQVYENFSLSDAEKVKQLELTTRHDVKAVEYFLKQRLDALGLSAYREWVHFALTSQDINNTAIPLLWKNALEEQYLPAFQQLIDALERKAEQWAEVPMLARTHGQPASPTRLGKEIRVFIERLRGQLLLLRAIPFTAKFGGATGNFNAHHVAFPDINWEAFADQFVGEKLGLTRIRYTTQIEPYDHLAAQCDALRRINNILIDFCRDMWLYIAFDYFHQQVNPGEVGSSAMPHKVNPIDFENAEGNLGWANAGWDHLANKLPISRLQRDLTDSTVLRNLGVPFAHTILAFSSIQKGWARLQLHTEKIHQDLEDNWVVVAEAIQTLLRKAGYPAPYEALKALTRGQRLDQQAIHTFIDQLEIPESLKNQMKQITPWNYVGIVK; translated from the coding sequence ATGGATGATATGTTTACACCACTCACCGCTATTTCGCCCGTTGATGGCAGGTATTATGAAGAAGTGGCTGCACTGGGTTCGTATTTTTCCGAATACGCACTGATCCGTTACCGCGTGCAGATAGAAGTGCTCTACTTTCTGGCTCTGGCTGATGCCGGTATTTTTGATTTTCCGGAAGCAGCACGGCCCGACTTATTGCAGGTGTATGAAAATTTTTCTCTGTCCGATGCAGAAAAAGTAAAGCAGCTGGAACTTACTACCCGACACGACGTAAAAGCGGTGGAATATTTTCTGAAGCAAAGGCTGGATGCACTTGGATTATCGGCATACCGGGAATGGGTGCATTTTGCGTTGACCTCCCAGGATATCAACAATACGGCCATTCCCTTGCTCTGGAAAAATGCATTGGAAGAACAATATCTGCCTGCCTTTCAACAACTGATTGATGCGCTGGAACGCAAAGCCGAACAATGGGCCGAAGTGCCTATGCTGGCCCGCACACATGGCCAGCCCGCCTCTCCCACCCGGCTGGGTAAAGAAATCCGCGTATTTATTGAACGGCTGCGTGGGCAGCTGCTGCTACTAAGAGCTATTCCCTTTACAGCCAAGTTTGGCGGAGCTACCGGCAATTTCAATGCCCATCATGTGGCTTTCCCCGATATCAACTGGGAAGCCTTTGCGGATCAGTTTGTGGGTGAAAAACTGGGGCTGACACGCATTCGCTATACGACCCAGATTGAGCCCTACGACCACCTCGCAGCCCAGTGCGATGCCCTGCGCCGGATCAACAATATCCTGATTGATTTTTGCCGGGATATGTGGCTCTATATTGCTTTCGACTATTTTCACCAGCAGGTGAATCCCGGCGAAGTGGGCTCTTCAGCCATGCCTCACAAGGTTAATCCCATCGACTTTGAGAATGCAGAAGGCAATTTAGGCTGGGCCAATGCAGGTTGGGATCATCTGGCCAACAAACTGCCCATCTCACGCTTGCAGCGCGACCTGACCGACTCTACCGTTTTGCGTAACCTTGGTGTGCCTTTTGCCCATACGATACTGGCTTTTTCGTCCATTCAAAAAGGATGGGCCCGGCTGCAACTGCATACCGAAAAAATTCATCAGGATCTGGAAGATAACTGGGTGGTGGTGGCCGAAGCCATTCAAACTCTGCTGCGCAAAGCCGGCTACCCGGCTCCGTACGAAGCATTGAAGGCGCTTACAAGAGGTCAACGACTCGACCAGCAAGCTATTCATACTTTTATTGATCAATTGGAAATTCCCGAAAGCCTGAAAAACCAGATGAAACAAATCACCCCCTGGAATTATGTGGGCATCGTGAAATGA